The Syngnathus typhle isolate RoL2023-S1 ecotype Sweden linkage group LG1, RoL_Styp_1.0, whole genome shotgun sequence genome includes a window with the following:
- the rgs14b gene encoding regulator of G-protein signaling 14 isoform X1: protein MAKKNNSRGIPVGHMSLAVSDGELNMSARSTTGSSHSLPGTPGGEACPANNVLSWAVSFEKLLEDPSGVNYFTAFLKSEVSAENILFWQACEKFKKIPATSLDELKTRARSIYETYLSASAPHSVNIDDTAKKDENDLEQPTPEMFNKAQAQIFKLMKMDSYRRFVRSPLYQNCTLASVEGKRLPQLYAEPFRTVSWEDVANRSSNMRDKKSKQSDESTFPVGKSNKQHPKRGSWGDATNNNVSLYHREPNAVKSRSNAELDSLYRLTENGQSCPRSPEQAGISGGRCGLEGGYCCVYLPDGSASLAPTPHGRPIREMLAGLCEKRGFPLKDVFIYLKGKDKPLSLDQDCSVLRDQQVSLELRVMFVLHNAFTGKTGGIMAKSSKTLQDALSTVLQKHSLKPHEALLTIVGSDETVNMDTTLFRLANKQLRLDRARGKDQSNITGASRTAAATHAGSGGPETRLSLHTDKEKTSPKPSKNPDMDELLEMLTRAHCSRVDDQRGLLTKEHLEVPLFLQLSPDQEDPSSQELSTTDSSTAHSGKVTENSPPSGSAESEPKDLRETSV, encoded by the exons atggcaaaaaaaaataattctcgaGGGATTCCTGTTGGCCACATG AGCCTTGCAGTGTCAGACGGAG AGTTGAATATGTCTGCACGGAGCACCACAGGCAGCAGCCACAGCCTTCCTGGCACCCCGGGCGGGGAGGCCTGCCCGGCTAACAATGTGCTAAGCTGGGCCGTCTCCTTTGAGAAGCTGCTGGAAGACCCCAGTGGAGTCAACTACTTTACA GCTTTTCTGAAATCCGAGGTGAGTGCGGAGAACATCTTATTCTGGCAAGCGTGTGAAAAGTTCAAGAAGATCCCAGCCACTTCATTGGATGAG CTGAAGACAAGAGCTCGCTCCATCTATGAAACGTACTTGTCTGCAAGTGCTCCCCACTCAGTCAACATCGATGACACGGCCAAGAAAGATGAAAATGACTTGGAGCAACCCACCCCTGAAATGTTTAACAAGGCTCAAGCGCAG ATATTTAAGTTGATGAAGATGGATAGCTACAGACGCTTTGTGCGCTCTCCTCTCTACCAAAACTGCACTTTGGCGAGCGTAGAAGGCAAACGATTACCTCAGCTCTACGCAGAACCTTTCCGCACGGTCTCCTGGGAGGATGTGGCCAATCGAAGCTCAAACATGCGTGATAAAAAG AGCAAGCAGTCAGATGAAAGCACTTTCCCAGTTGGCAAAAGCAACAAACAGCACCCCAAAAGAGGATCCTGGGGAG ATGCAACCAACAACAATGTTTCACTGTATCATAGAGAGCCCAACGCTGTCAAGTCGAGAAGTAATGCGGAGCTCGACTCCCTCTACAGGCTGACAGAG AATGGCCAATCGTGTCCTCGCTCTCCGGAGCAAGCTGGCATCTCTGGAGGACGCTGTGGCTTGGAGGGGGGCTACTGCTGTGTCTACCTGCCTGATGGCAGTGCCTCCTTGGCTCCGACCCCTCATGGCCGGCCCATCAGAGAGATGCTGGCTGGCCTGTGTGAGAAAAGAGGCTTCCCACTGAAAGATGTCTTCATCTACCTTAAAGGCAAAGACAAG CCATTATCACTGGACCAGGACTGCTCTGTACTGAGAGATCAGCAGGTTTCGCTTGAGCTTCGGGTGATGTTTGT ACTGCATAATGCATTTACTGGAAAGACCGGTGGAATTATGGCAAAGTCCAGTAAGACACTGCAGGATGCACTGTCCACAGTGTTACAGAAACATAGTCTCAAGCCTCACGAAGCCCTACTTACCATT GTTGGGAGTGACGAGACAGTGAACATGGACACGACTTTGTTCAGACTGGCTAATAAGCAGCTACGGCTTGACAGAGCTAGAG GAAAAGACCAAAGCAACATCACTGGAGCCAGCAGAACTGCTGCTGCCACACAC GCCGGATCAGGTGGTCCGGAGACCCGATTGTCCCTCCACACCGACAAAGAAAAGACCTCACCAAAGCCCAGTAAGAACCCCGACATGGATG AGCTCCTGGAAATGCTGACCAGGGCCCACTGCAGCAGGGTCGACGACCAGCGAGGTCTCCTCACCAAAGAACACCTCGAGGTTCCTCTCTTCCTGCAACTGTCCCCAGATCAGGAGGATCCATCATCCCAAGAGTTGAGCACAACCGACTCTTCTACTGCACATTCAGGCAAGGTTACTGAGAACTCACCACCCTCTGGTTCAGCTGAatcggaacccaaagacttgcgAGAAACGTCCGTATAA
- the rgs14b gene encoding regulator of G-protein signaling 14 isoform X2 codes for MAKKNNSRGIPVGHMSLAVSDGELNMSARSTTGSSHSLPGTPGGEACPANNVLSWAVSFEKLLEDPSGVNYFTAFLKSEVSAENILFWQACEKFKKIPATSLDELKTRARSIYETYLSASAPHSVNIDDTAKKDENDLEQPTPEMFNKAQAQIFKLMKMDSYRRFVRSPLYQNCTLASVEGKRLPQLYAEPFRTVSWEDVANRSSNMRDKKSKQSDESTFPVGKSNKQHPKRGSWGDATNNNVSLYHREPNAVKSRSNAELDSLYRLTENGQSCPRSPEQAGISGGRCGLEGGYCCVYLPDGSASLAPTPHGRPIREMLAGLCEKRGFPLKDVFIYLKGKDKPLSLDQDCSVLRDQQVSLELRVMFVLHNAFTGKTGGIMAKSSKTLQDALSTVLQKHSLKPHEALLTIVGSDETVNMDTTLFRLANKQLRLDRARGKDQSNITGASRTAAATHAGSGGPETRLSLHTDKEKTSPKPKLLEMLTRAHCSRVDDQRGLLTKEHLEVPLFLQLSPDQEDPSSQELSTTDSSTAHSGKVTENSPPSGSAESEPKDLRETSV; via the exons atggcaaaaaaaaataattctcgaGGGATTCCTGTTGGCCACATG AGCCTTGCAGTGTCAGACGGAG AGTTGAATATGTCTGCACGGAGCACCACAGGCAGCAGCCACAGCCTTCCTGGCACCCCGGGCGGGGAGGCCTGCCCGGCTAACAATGTGCTAAGCTGGGCCGTCTCCTTTGAGAAGCTGCTGGAAGACCCCAGTGGAGTCAACTACTTTACA GCTTTTCTGAAATCCGAGGTGAGTGCGGAGAACATCTTATTCTGGCAAGCGTGTGAAAAGTTCAAGAAGATCCCAGCCACTTCATTGGATGAG CTGAAGACAAGAGCTCGCTCCATCTATGAAACGTACTTGTCTGCAAGTGCTCCCCACTCAGTCAACATCGATGACACGGCCAAGAAAGATGAAAATGACTTGGAGCAACCCACCCCTGAAATGTTTAACAAGGCTCAAGCGCAG ATATTTAAGTTGATGAAGATGGATAGCTACAGACGCTTTGTGCGCTCTCCTCTCTACCAAAACTGCACTTTGGCGAGCGTAGAAGGCAAACGATTACCTCAGCTCTACGCAGAACCTTTCCGCACGGTCTCCTGGGAGGATGTGGCCAATCGAAGCTCAAACATGCGTGATAAAAAG AGCAAGCAGTCAGATGAAAGCACTTTCCCAGTTGGCAAAAGCAACAAACAGCACCCCAAAAGAGGATCCTGGGGAG ATGCAACCAACAACAATGTTTCACTGTATCATAGAGAGCCCAACGCTGTCAAGTCGAGAAGTAATGCGGAGCTCGACTCCCTCTACAGGCTGACAGAG AATGGCCAATCGTGTCCTCGCTCTCCGGAGCAAGCTGGCATCTCTGGAGGACGCTGTGGCTTGGAGGGGGGCTACTGCTGTGTCTACCTGCCTGATGGCAGTGCCTCCTTGGCTCCGACCCCTCATGGCCGGCCCATCAGAGAGATGCTGGCTGGCCTGTGTGAGAAAAGAGGCTTCCCACTGAAAGATGTCTTCATCTACCTTAAAGGCAAAGACAAG CCATTATCACTGGACCAGGACTGCTCTGTACTGAGAGATCAGCAGGTTTCGCTTGAGCTTCGGGTGATGTTTGT ACTGCATAATGCATTTACTGGAAAGACCGGTGGAATTATGGCAAAGTCCAGTAAGACACTGCAGGATGCACTGTCCACAGTGTTACAGAAACATAGTCTCAAGCCTCACGAAGCCCTACTTACCATT GTTGGGAGTGACGAGACAGTGAACATGGACACGACTTTGTTCAGACTGGCTAATAAGCAGCTACGGCTTGACAGAGCTAGAG GAAAAGACCAAAGCAACATCACTGGAGCCAGCAGAACTGCTGCTGCCACACAC GCCGGATCAGGTGGTCCGGAGACCCGATTGTCCCTCCACACCGACAAAGAAAAGACCTCACCAAAGCCCA AGCTCCTGGAAATGCTGACCAGGGCCCACTGCAGCAGGGTCGACGACCAGCGAGGTCTCCTCACCAAAGAACACCTCGAGGTTCCTCTCTTCCTGCAACTGTCCCCAGATCAGGAGGATCCATCATCCCAAGAGTTGAGCACAACCGACTCTTCTACTGCACATTCAGGCAAGGTTACTGAGAACTCACCACCCTCTGGTTCAGCTGAatcggaacccaaagacttgcgAGAAACGTCCGTATAA